The genomic stretch CAGGTCGTTATGAAGGCATCGATCAACGCCTTATAAACAGTGAAGTCGACGAGGAATGGTCTTTAGGGGATTTTATTTTGAGTGGCGGGGAGCTTGCCGCGATGTGCCTTATCGACACTATAGTCCGCCTGCGACCCGGAGCATTAGGTCATCTAGAATCTGCTTCGCAAGATTCCTTTAGCTCAGCTCTATTAGAGTACCCACACTATACACGCCCTTCAAAGATAGATGGGCAAAAGGTTCCAGATGTTTTGCTACAGGGAGACCACTCCGCCATTGCTCGTTGGCGCCTAAAACAAGCTTTGGGACGTACCTGGGAACGCCGACCAGATTTATTAAAAAACCATATACTTAGCGAGCAAGAGCAGGTATTATTGGCCGAATTCATCCGTGAAAATAGCGAATAAAATTTGGAGTTAGCGATGAGCAATCTCATACAAACTATTGAAAAAGAACAAATGCAATCAAAAAAGGACATTCCCGACTTTCGTGCTGGAGATACAGTTGCGGTTAAAATTAAAGTTAAAGAAGGTACACGTGAACGATTACAATCCTTTGAGGGAGTTGTTATTGCTCGACGTAATCGTGGATTCAACTCTGCCTTTACAGTAAGAAAGATCTCACATGGTGAAGGAGTGGAACGAGTATTTCCTCTTTATAGTCCTCTAACGGATAGCATAGAAATTAAGAGACGCGGCGATGTTCGAAAAGCAAAACTATATCATTTACGCAATCTTCGCGGTAAAGCGGCGCGTATTAAAGAAAAATTAGTAACAACTATGCAAGCTTCTATTTCAACAAAGGAAGATGTTAGCGATAACAATCCCTTAGAATAGGTGCTAGTCTTTGTGTGTACAAAAATTAATAGGCCCGTCATGGCGAGGCCGAAACGCCAGTGAGGCCGTGGCCATCCAGAAAAAATTAAGCTTTTCAATGGATTGCCGCGCGCTACGCGCTCGCAATGACGAAAAATGCTTTACTAGAGACTGAAACAGAAAGAAGAGTAGATAACTTAACCGTTTTATGTTTTATAAAGCTATC from Rickettsiella endosymbiont of Miltochrista miniata encodes the following:
- the trmD gene encoding tRNA (guanosine(37)-N1)-methyltransferase TrmD, producing the protein MDIQIISLFPEMFTPLNLSIPGRAQKRGLIKISYLNPRDFATDKHNTVDDRPYGGGPGMVMKFEPLLAAIKMAKLRQKNLHSTPQVSYLSPQGRRFDQVAAQELSQRKGLILIAGRYEGIDQRLINSEVDEEWSLGDFILSGGELAAMCLIDTIVRLRPGALGHLESASQDSFSSALLEYPHYTRPSKIDGQKVPDVLLQGDHSAIARWRLKQALGRTWERRPDLLKNHILSEQEQVLLAEFIRENSE
- the rplS gene encoding 50S ribosomal protein L19, with the translated sequence MSNLIQTIEKEQMQSKKDIPDFRAGDTVAVKIKVKEGTRERLQSFEGVVIARRNRGFNSAFTVRKISHGEGVERVFPLYSPLTDSIEIKRRGDVRKAKLYHLRNLRGKAARIKEKLVTTMQASISTKEDVSDNNPLE